Genomic segment of Zootoca vivipara chromosome 4, rZooViv1.1, whole genome shotgun sequence:
aaatgaaattaaatgaaaatCATATTATTTGGAAAGAATTGCTCTCCACAAGAGTTGTTCTCCACAAAGAAGACCCCAACCCACCCCCTTTGAATGACTTCAATGTTGgatggtcatggatgctttagatgaaattcctgcactgcaggaggttggactagaggaccctggaggtcccctgaacattaggtccagtcgcagacgactctggggttgtggcactcatcttgctttactggccgagggagccggcgtacagcttccaggtcatgtggccagcatgactaagccacttatggcaaaccaaagcagcgcacgaaaatgccatttaccttcctgccggagcgctacctatctgtttggcagtggaatttgctgccaaggagtgtggtggagtctccttctttggaggtctttaagcagaggcttgacagccatctgtcaggaatgctttgatggtgtttcctgcttggcagggggctggactggatggcccttgtggtctcttccaactctatgattctatgatctatctacttgcacttcatgcttttgaactgctaggttggcaggagcaggggccgaacaacaggagctcaccccctcgcggggattcgaactaccgaccttctgatcggcaagccctaggctctgtggtttaacccacagtgccacctgcgtcccggggggtcccttacaactctacaattctatgattctacacaccACAATGCCCTGAATTGTTTGAGGGAGAaattgtgctttaaaggtacataGCCAAAATAAAGAAGACAGTTTTTACAAAGGCTTTCCATTTTCAATATCTGTAGTCCTTGCTTGGTGCTTTGAGGTTTGGCAGCCAAAGAGCCACTAAATTGTCCCAGGCCCCAGTTGGCTTGGAAGGTCCCTCAAGGTCTCTGAAATATGCAGCACAAATACCTCGCCAAATGGCCAAAGCCAGCATTTGCTTAGGAAGGACCAATGCTGGCTCCATAATTTGGTAACTTGAACCTCAGGATCAGACCTGTTGTGAGACAGCTTCCTCAGGAAGTAGGATTTTCGGCGTCAGTAAGGCAAGAAAGGGTTAgctatttgatttattattactgtatattttttgctgtatatactgtatattactgtatattttttgctgccagagaggaggagaggttCTGGTTGGGTATTCTGCTTCTGCCCAAATTACCTGACTGGTATTGAGTACTTTGAACTGGGTGGGAGgtccaaaatgtattgggttgtACCTGCTGCAGGCCAATGTCTGTCTGAAAGTAACTCTTCAAGATTTCCAGGACCAGGCGATTTCTTGAAGAAGATTTCACTCTGGTGGGGAACTTGCCACCCACTcagtcatagaataatagaattatagagttggaaggcactccaagggccatctagtccaaggctctgcaatgtaggagtcacagctaaagcacccatggcagaatGGCAGGTGGTCATCCATtgatgctcttcttcttcttcttcttcttcttcttcttcttcttcttcttcttcttcttcttcttcttcttcttcttcttcttcttcttcttcttcttcttcttcttcttcttcttctctcagaCTTCCCATGGCTTTCTGCTCCCAAAATCTCAGCCGCCACAGGGCAAAGTGGCTCCCCTCTTTCCACACAACCTGGGTTCAGAAGACCCTCTGGACCAGCACTTGAGATGCAGGTATTCAATAAAACGAGcagataaaaaaaattgttggaaCAACAGCCTATGGAACACACATTTTACCACTCACTCTGCGCATGGACACCCTGTAACTGCCAGGGTATAAAAGCAACTCAGCTGGCATCTGAAAGAGAAAGTGTTGGCTGCACCTCCGAAGGGGAGGGCATTTCCTAAATGGGATATGCCATCATAGAGAGGGCCTTCTTCCATGTCAAGTTCAAGGTATATTTGGGTTATGTACAAACTTGCATTTGTGAAAACAGTTTATGAAGGTAAGCAGATTTTatcttcagctatgggtgctccTGAATTTCCCTTTTGAATCCCCCatccctccattgcagggggtggggcaagaTGATTCTTGGGGTCACTTCTAAtgttacagttctatgattccattgaaaAGCTTGTAAACACCCGGGAAACATCTTGTAAGgtgatggattctccttcctcggaggtttaaaagcagaggttggatggccatctgtcatggatgcagggggttggactagatgacccttggggtctctaccaactctacaattcttagATTTTATGCCTTCAGTTGCTTCTAAAATACTACAAATAGTGGGTACCTCCCAAGTCTCAGCAGGACAGACTGTTCCACAAATTGGGGGCGGCCTGATCTGAGCTGCTCTTGAGGGACAGCACCTGAGATTTCAGGGTCTTCAAGGAGAAAATGCATTAAGTACAATAACAGGACTTCTCCCCTGATTTGTTTCCAGTCACGTGGAATGATGGTCCCTCCCGTGGCGTAAGATGCCAGCCTTCTACAATGCCTGCATCAGCCCGTCCACCTTCTCCCTCACGGGCATCCCTCAGCTGGAAGCCGCCCATGTCTGGATCTCCATCCCTTTCTGCTCCATGTACGTCATGGCCGTGGTGGGCAACTGCACCATCCTCTTCATCATCCGGGCCGAGCCCAACCTCCACGAGCCCATGTACCTCTTCCTCTCCATGTTGGCCGTCATCGACTTGGTCCTCTCCTCTTCCACCATGCCCAAGCTGCTCAGCATCTTCTGGTTGGACAACAAAGACATTGCCTTCCACTCCtgcctcctccagatgtttgtcaTCCACTCTTTTGCCACcattgaatctgggatcttccTGGCGATGGCCTTTGACCGCTACGTGGCCATATGCACCCCCTTGAGGCATAGGACCATCCTGACCGACTCGGTGGTGGCCAAGATCGGGCTGGCCGCTGCTCTGCGGGGCTTCCTCTACATTGCTCCACTGCCTCTTCTCGCTCATCGATACACCTACTACCACACCAACATCATTGCACACTCCTACTGTGAGCACATGGCTGTGGTGATGCTCTCCTGCGAGGACACCTCCATCAGCAACATCTACGGCATGGCCATTGGCTTCCTGGTACTCATTGTTGACTCCCTGTGCATTGGGGTGTCCTATGTCCTCATCTTCCGGGCAGTGATGAGCTTATCCACCACGGAGGCCCGCCTTAAGACCTTCAGCACTTGCACCTCGCATATCACCGCCATCTTGGCCTTTTACATCCCCATAGCAGTTTCATCTTTGACTCACCGGTTTGGGCACAATGTGGCTCCCCCAACTCACATCCTCCTGGCCAACTTCTATCTCATCTTCCCTCCCGTCTTGAACCCTATCGTGTACGCCGCCCGGACAAAAGAGATCCAAAGAAAATTGGCTAAGATGATGTCTTGGTCCCGGAGACGAGCTAAAGGCCTGATGTGAGCCTCAGGGTGATTTGTGGCTCAAATCAAATGCAAGGAGAAAGCTAGCTCTAGAGGGGGAGTCTGAACTAGCTCTAGAGGGGGAGTCTTTTACCAACCCCCCCCTAGCATATACTAAGGACTAAATTAGTCATAGGATATAAAAGGCTGACCCACGTTAATGGTGTTAAGTATAATTgcttaattgacactgaaatgaagAATGCTTATGTGCTTTGCTGAAAGGATTTAAGCGGGAGATTCCACTGAAGCTAAAGAACAGCAAGAAGTGGtctctgagctccttggtggaTTGATAACtcatgagtgtttaaccttaaaggcaaaggtaccgctgactgttaggtccagtcgtggatgatgctgtggttcatctagctctgtagaccggcatgactaagccgcttctggcgaaccagaacagtgcatggaaacgccatttcccttcccgctggagtggaacctattgatctacttgcacttgacgtgcttttgaactgctaggtgggcaggagctgggaccgaacaatgggagctcaccccatcgcggggattcgaaccgccgaccttccgatcggcaagccctaggctccgtggtttagaccacagtgccacctgcatcccttgtgtttaaccttagatcaggtgtaTTTCTAAGAAGATGAACTTGTCCTGGACCTGCACAATATATTGTACGGAAATAtttggatgtatctttgatgttttttgttctgttttgaagaaagttttgCAAGCAAAGGTTTGAACACTCTAATGAGTCTGGGCAATGCTTCATTCCAAAGGAGTCAGTTGTTATGCATCTagtcacttcaaactgtgcaatattaatatctgcaataaatGTCTCCTGCCTTCGCTGCCATGCTTAAATGCACATATGTTGCGTGTTACCTCATTCACATGTGACTCCCCTCGGCCTCCAGTTTGGCATGGTAAATTTGGAACGTAAAATCCTTCTTTACccatctctccttcctcttcaCTCTGTCCCAGCTGCCTTTGACCTCACTATAGTTTACAGCAGTGAGGAGTCTGTGTGTGCAGCAGGTTTTCTCGTAGCATCCTCCTTGTCAAAGGGATTGGTCACTTAATAAAGATGAAActcaataaactgaagctcagtccaaAGACTGAGATACTGCTATTGCCCAGTGGTTCTCTAGGTAGGATGGGTTGGAGGTGGTCGGCTTTTGATGGGGATAGGATCCCTCTGAAGAAGCAAGCACATGGCtttggggtacttctggatccatcaCCGTTGCATGAAGCTCATGTGGCCTCCTGGGGAAAATATCTTCTTCAAACCTCTAGCCTAATGATCcactccagggccgtcttaagcacatccagagCCATGGTGCAAAGGTCCATCCAgcacccccttccctttccccaaatTTAGAACTTGCGGACCAACTTACGGACCACCTCGGAGCCCCAGGAGCCGCTGCCCACAGAAGGCGTCGGCGTCCAGCGTCCAGGTGGAGCAGCTCAAGCAGGAGACACCTGCACAGGCAAAACGGGAGGGGGGTGTCAGGCAGCGGAGCGAGAAGCTTCTGCCAGGGGGCGAGGGGGGGCTCCGGAGCTGGACCAGCTTTTCTCGGAACCAGACCAGCAGCGGGGTCAGGTGATGGGGAAGAGACGGTGTCGGGGCCGGGCTGCCTCTCTCGCGATGGGCTGCTTTGCTAGCGGAGTCCCCGGCCGGGTCTGGGGTGGAGGGCACTGTTGGGGCTGCCTGACTACAGCCCGCCAGCagcctgaggagcaggaggcagttgCCACGCTGCCACCTCCAGGACATCTCCATCAGCAACATCTATGGTGTGACAATTGGCTTCCTGGTACTCATAATTGATTCTATGTTTATTGGGTTGTCCTACGTCCTcatgtctgttgtctttgtccatggagttttcttggcagggatactggagtggcttgccagttccttctccaggtggatcacatttagtcaaaactctccactatgacctgtccatcttgggtggccctgcatggcatagctcatagcttctctgagttattcaagccccttcgccacgacaaggcattgatccatgaagttccagaaaaacgtctacttctgcttcattgactatgcaaaagcctttgactgtgtcgaccacagcaaactatggcaagttcttaaagaaatgggagtgcctgatcacctcatctgtctcctgagaaatctctatgtgggacaagaagctacagttagaactggatatggaacaactgattggttcaaaattggggaaaggagtacgacaaggttgtatattgtctccctgcttatttaatttatatgcagaattctggcgctggaaggagcgatgccctttcagcttcctccctcagcagtcggttcccCGGCTCTGCAGTATCCCTAAGCgactgcctgcatccctccgcctccaagctttcccattgtccctcactctgatttctctcctcctccaagtctcttcctccccctctggctgcttcagaaccactgtacttgacgaggtggacgtcaggatgatgggggctggctccctgtagggagtcccccttacatgAATAATATCACACCCAAGTCTTTTGagctgttgttttattatttattgtttttattattatttattaaatttgtatacctatACCTGCAGTTCCTTGCTATTGTTTTGTGAGatatagtgctatttttctagagaaagaggtgccggaattcaaCATGAACACTTCtcctgttctcttataatggcagtagCGCCCatcggtgctggaggagactcttgagagtcccatggtctgcaagaagatcaaacctatccattcttaaggaaatcagccctgagtgctcactggaaggacagatcgtgaagctgaggctccaatactttggccacctcatgagaagagaagaatccatggaaaagaccttgatgttgggaaagattgagggcactgggagaaggggacgatagaggacgagatggttggacagtgttctcgaagctacgaacatgagtttgaccaaactgcgggaggcagtggaagacaggagtgcctggcgtgctatggtcacgaagagttggacacgactaaacaactaaacaacaacaacagcgcccATCGGAGAGGATGTAAGGTTACATCCTCTTCAATTCAAACTCATCTCACTGGGGCTATttctcagccagaacttgccagaactcagttctggcacctctcagatgggcgtcattgccattataagaggacaAGAGAAGCGTTCATGTCTTTATCTCTGTAGTTCCTGAATAATAAATGTACTGTAAAGGAGATTTTCATTGTCTGTTTACAGGGGGTGAAGGTGACGATGATGGagtttgtgtgtgtaaacaagGTAGGACAATTGGAGGGAGGAGAAGGCATGGAAGCAGGGAGTAATCCCTGGTGAGTAGAATTGCTtaatacagtgtttcccaaccttgtgcctccagatgtttttggactacaactcccatcatccctagctagcaagaccagtggtcaggaatgatgggaattgtagtccaaaaacatctggaggcacaaggttgggaaacactggcttaataGACCCTGaaatgaagaatcatagaatcataaagttggaagagaccacaagggccatccagtccaaccccctgccaagcaggaaacaccatcaaagcattcttgacagatggctgtcaagcctccgcttaaagacctccaaagaaggagactccaccacactccatgtcagcaaattccactgccgaacagctcttactgtcaggaagttcttcctaatgtttaggtggaatcttctttcttgtagcttgaatgcCTGTGTGTATTGCTGAAAGGGTTTAACTGGAAGACGTAACTGaagcaaaagaaaagcaagaagagCTCTTTGAGCTCCTTGATGGGTTTGATaataagagaaagagaaaacaacttCAGGCCAATGGCAGttctaaggagagagagagaccttggaTTCTTGGTCTGTTCGGAATtgtcttttatttctaagatgctgagcctgtgctggacagcacaagatattgtatGGAATGATTTGgatgcattttgatgtgtttgttctgaagaaagttctgcaagtaaagctttgaaCAATCTAATGGGTCTAGACAATGTTTATTCCAAAAGCAGTCAGTCTTTGTGCTAACAGTCGTTTCAAGCTGCGCAGTCTTAATATCTGCAATATTCCCTGTGCAAGGGAGAGATAAAGAAAgcaaggaggagagcagagagggaaaggggtgaaggtgaaaatgggGGCGCAGAGGGGGTTGCAAAATAGGAGGGGTTAGGAGGCATCCCCAGTTGTGAAAGCAGGGGCATGCAAGGTCTGAACGACAGGCAGGGATGTTGCCATCATAGCTGGGTGGAAGGCAGGGCCctcccacccatgaggcaaggtgaggtgactgcctcaggtggcaggatccatggGGACAGCAGGTATGCCCTCCAAGGAAAGCACTGCCTGCTGTTGCCGCCACAGACAGTGACAGCTGCACCGCACTCCATGGAAGCCAGATCTGTCGCCTCCTTGGCAGCATCCCATGCTGAGTCTACAGTGAtatcttg
This window contains:
- the LOC118085000 gene encoding olfactory receptor 52M1-like; its protein translation is MPAFYNACISPSTFSLTGIPQLEAAHVWISIPFCSMYVMAVVGNCTILFIIRAEPNLHEPMYLFLSMLAVIDLVLSSSTMPKLLSIFWLDNKDIAFHSCLLQMFVIHSFATIESGIFLAMAFDRYVAICTPLRHRTILTDSVVAKIGLAAALRGFLYIAPLPLLAHRYTYYHTNIIAHSYCEHMAVVMLSCEDTSISNIYGMAIGFLVLIVDSLCIGVSYVLIFRAVMSLSTTEARLKTFSTCTSHITAILAFYIPIAVSSLTHRFGHNVAPPTHILLANFYLIFPPVLNPIVYAARTKEIQRKLAKMMSWSRRRAKGLM